A stretch of Cydia splendana chromosome 7, ilCydSple1.2, whole genome shotgun sequence DNA encodes these proteins:
- the LOC134792358 gene encoding dynein regulatory complex protein 11-like, which yields MSSNFYFEKWKTVLKQLKSLIQIDQEYQITKTHDKRRCQAVERLSEMLAAYISIYNEVLECSQQNLQVQKTKDIYAVLCAVVDRILELKHQVRKLEGCQAQFLSKGAIRHNLTVDDAEFRDIPVRVERDENSKEMITDAFHAVKEKILQKELELAKEEEISEKESINAWWDDDNDKTDDVATGDQFIRYDEDEELSEEALKTREMVALIQAHEKTRRVTQLNLQRMQKRQLWEKELLGTLAPQAREELKIRAAKLIQKVGRVYMELKRKKVRECKTNEVLGIKPCGEFSYSERDKVKEVKVRRVEIYKQMDKNWKHQCVQIKEDFYKRKHDEIKEHYRDSIRDWFRDWYEKIGLFHNIPKITKGGSVAIWRGEIPSPEDWYEQYKEYIAAKQRNKNKSGQEAKLEKKAALMEQKRLKLEEKRKMKLEEQLKRKMMKNPNMHPGYNYPESKKFHKLIEALDHYHELWDQLDADESMEVKQGNVKQVDEENLIGEVKLEIATEVDDDMKQELKKLNKALKKDYENAQEEMPESMPEKKSKRAKKKKIKKSKEPDKEAIAEKMEYLVENGFLKEYSQTKLEDFLGDHNMVGDDCRCLDIEAHPCAGEIRSLWWERCREVSHGFHKILAVGPGGSGRSTLVYALASVNDATLLEVNPSVLDVDLVTPEYLQNVINALAVCARVAQPTIIYMKNVHLLFNRKKKKYIAGFPNAELIKRYLFKKLLKRFNKTDNITIIASCSEPWLTTGNLIKQFPDVLLLPDTTYSVVVQLLNNWVISNRCLPRDLDVHTLARMLRGYGFAFLKSTLQDFLTPDRIVKMAAYGLTVKEIFEYVIQTGVEKHDYEQYLKWYSRKTIWGKKETKQLEEAREFRAAVEKYAEVKKKKDKKHLAVLKEE from the exons atgTCTAGTAATTTTTACTTCGAAAAATGGAAGACGGTACTTAAGCAGTTAAAATCATTAATACAAATTGATCAAGAATATCAG ATCACCAAAACACATGACAAGCGACGTTGCCAGGCCGTTGAGCGCCTGAGCGAGATGTTAGCAGCTTACATCAGCATTTACAACGAAGTGCTGGAATGCTCGCAACAGAACTTGCAGGTGCAGAAGACGAAGGACATCTATGCTGTTTTGTGTGCAGTAGTGGACCG AATCCTTGAACTCAAACACCAGGTGCGAAAACTAGAAGGATGTCAGGCCCAATTCCTGAGTAAGGGTGCGATCCGTCATAATTTGACCGTCGATGATGCAGAATTCCGCGATATCCCGGTCAGAGTAGAGAGGGATGAAAATTCCAAAGAGATGATAACTGATGCCTTTCATGCTGTTAAAGAGAAAATTCTTCAAAAGGAATTGGAGCTAG CGAAAGAAGAAGAAATTTCAGAAAAAGAATCAATAAATGCGTGGTGGGACGATGATAATGACAAAACAGATGACGTGGCAACCGGGGACCAATTCATTCGGTATGACGAAGACGAGGAACTTTCCGAAGAAGCACTTAAGACAAGAGAAATGGTGGCTTTGATACAGGCGCACGAAAAAACTAG GCGAGTGACTCAATTAAACTTGCAAAGAATGCAAAAAAGACAGCTGTGGGAAAAGGAATTACTAGGAACTTTAGCACCCCAGGCAAGAGAAGAACTCAAAATACGAGCTGCAAAATTAATACAAAAAGTTGGCAG AGTATACATGGAACTGAAAAGGAAGAAAGTAAGAGAATGTAAAACAAATGAGGTATTGGGAATCAAACCTTGCGGTGAATTCAGCTACAGCGAAAGAGACAAAGTAAAAGag GTAAAGGTTCGACGGGTAGAAATATATAAACAAATGGACAAGAACTGGAAACATCAATGCGTGCAAATAAAAGAAGACTTTTATAAGAGAAAACATGACGAAATAAAGGAACATTATCGAGATAGCATCAGAGATTGGTTTCGAGACTG GTACGAAAAAATCGGACTCTTCCATAATATACCAAAGATTACTAAAGGTGGGTCAGTTGCTATTTGGCGGGGAGAAATACCATCACCTGAAGACTGGTACGAGCAATATAAAGAATACATTGCTGCAAAACAAAGAAACAAAAACAAATCAGGACAAGAG GCGAAGTTAGAAAAGAAGGCTGCTTTAATGGAACAGAAAAGGTTGAAATTAGAAGAGAAAAGGAAAATGAAACTTGAAGAACAGTTAAAAAGGAAGATGATGAAAAACCCTAATATGCATCCAGGATATAATTACCCGGAATCCAAAAAGTTTCATAAATTAATCGAG GCTTTAGACCATTACCACGAATTATGGGACCAACTGGATGCAGACGAGTCTATGGAAGTAAAACAAGGAAATGTCAAACAAGTAGACGAAGAAAATCTCATTGGAGAAGTGAAATTAGAAATCGCCACTGAAGTCGATGACGATATGAA ACAAGAACTGAAGAAACTAAACAAAGCTTTAAAGAAAGATTATGAAAATGCACAAGAAGAAATGCCCGAGTCGATGCCTGAGAAAAAGAGCAAGCGcgcaaagaagaagaaaatcaAGAAAAGCAAAGAACCTGACAAGGAGGCTATTGCAGAAAAAATGGAG TATTTGGTTGAAAATGGTTTTCTGAAAGAGTATTCTCAGACGAAGTTAGAAGACTTCCTTGGAGATCACAATATGGTCGGTGACGACTGTCGCTGCTTAGACAT AGAAGCGCACCCATGCGCCGGTGAAATAAGAAGCCTCTGGTGGGAGCGTTGTCGGGAAGTCAGCCACGGGTTCCACAAAATCCTGGCTGTCGGTCCGGGTGGCAGCGGTCGGTCCACGCTAGTCTACGCGCTGGCTTCTGTCAACG ACGCAACACTCTTGGAAGTCAACCCTTCGGTTTTGGACGTGGATTTGGTGACACCAGAATACTTGCAAAACGTAATAAATGCGCTAGCGGTCTGTGCTCGTGTTGCACAGCCCACAatcatttacatgaaaaatgtacacttattatttaatAGGAAG AAAAAGAAATATATCGCAGGTTTTCCGAATGCAGAACTGATAAAACGATACCTTTTTAAGAAGCTCTTGAAAAGGTTTAACAAAACTGATAATATTACTATTATTG CCAGCTGCTCCGAGCCGTGGCTGACAACCGGAAACCTAATTAAGCAGTTTCCAGATGTGCTCCTGCTTCCTGACACGACTTACTCAGTGGTCGTTCAATTGTTAAACAATTGGGTAATCAG TAACCGCTGTCTTCCTCGGGACTTGGATGTGCACACCCTGGCGCGGATGCTCAGAGGATATGGTTTCGCATTCCTTAAGTCCACACTGCAGGACTTTCTGACGCCTGATCGCATCGTCAA AATGGCGGCGTATGGTCTAACTGTGAAAGAAATCTTCGAGTATGTCATCCAGACAGGTGTTGAAAAACAT GACTACGAACAATACTTGAAATGGTACTCAAGGAAGACAATCTGGGGCAAGAAGGAGACTAAACAGCTTGAGGAAGCCCGTGAGTTCCGGGCAGCAGTGGAGAAGTACGCAGAAGTTAAGAAGAAGAAGGATAAGAAACATCTAGCAGTGTTGAAAGAAGAATAA